Proteins found in one Planctomycetes bacterium MalM25 genomic segment:
- a CDS encoding Sulfite exporter TauE/SafE codes for MAYLGGTIDLERAVLLVVLGGCLMAAGLRGVLRAPRSQRDAGEVHLGLAWVVGLPLGALLGGLSGLVGIGGGVFLAPTLYALGWGNAKQVASVCSAFILVNSVAALAGILLESRGTDIPWELGWLLAAVLVAGQVGSLLGSRPSSGPRLLTLVTSLLVSVLGVRCLFKGLFEAGVF; via the coding sequence ATGGCGTACCTTGGGGGAACGATTGACCTTGAGCGAGCGGTGCTGTTGGTCGTGCTGGGCGGCTGCTTGATGGCGGCCGGCCTGCGAGGCGTTCTCCGCGCTCCGCGCTCGCAACGCGACGCGGGGGAGGTCCATCTGGGCCTCGCCTGGGTCGTCGGGTTACCGCTCGGCGCGTTGTTGGGTGGACTCTCGGGACTCGTGGGTATTGGCGGCGGCGTTTTCTTGGCCCCAACGCTCTACGCCCTGGGATGGGGAAACGCGAAGCAGGTCGCCTCGGTGTGCAGCGCGTTTATCCTTGTCAACTCGGTGGCCGCCCTCGCAGGGATCCTGCTGGAGTCGCGCGGCACGGACATCCCGTGGGAGCTGGGGTGGCTCCTCGCGGCGGTGCTCGTGGCTGGTCAGGTTGGTAGTCTCCTGGGGTCGAGGCCGTCGTCCGGCCCCCGCCTTCTGACCCTGGTCACCAGCCTCTTGGTGTCGGTCCTCGGCGTCCGCTGCTTGTTCAAGGGGTTGTTTGAAGCAGGGGTCTTCTAG
- the cnrH_2 gene encoding RNA polymerase sigma factor CnrH codes for MNSENPPDAAPQEDVFLRYFSRDRYRIYRFIYSLLPNEADAEDVFQQASIILWKRFGDFDQDREFYPWACSVAVHAVQNYRRSAKRRRFLLNDELMKTIADEQINSSQRSRYRLELLEECIALLKPKDHELVKRVYLVESSAKTVADQMGKSAQTIYNRLSAIRKKLLLCVNRKSSHA; via the coding sequence ATGAACAGCGAAAACCCACCGGACGCGGCGCCGCAGGAAGATGTCTTCTTGCGGTATTTCTCCCGAGACCGGTACCGCATTTACAGGTTCATTTACTCACTGCTCCCCAACGAGGCCGACGCCGAGGACGTTTTCCAACAGGCGAGCATCATCCTCTGGAAGCGTTTCGGGGACTTCGATCAAGACCGAGAGTTTTATCCTTGGGCGTGCAGCGTGGCGGTCCACGCGGTGCAGAACTACCGACGCAGCGCGAAGCGGCGTCGGTTCCTGCTCAATGACGAGCTCATGAAGACGATAGCCGATGAGCAGATCAACTCCTCGCAGCGGAGCCGTTACCGACTGGAGCTGCTCGAGGAGTGCATCGCTTTGCTGAAGCCGAAGGATCACGAGCTGGTGAAGCGGGTTTACCTGGTCGAGTCATCGGCCAAGACGGTTGCGGATCAGATGGGGAAATCGGCACAAACGATTTACAATCGCCTCAGCGCTATACGGAAGAAGCTCTTGCTGTGCGTGAACCGCAAGAGCTCGCATGCGTGA
- a CDS encoding FecR protein produces the protein MREANRGWIRTLVTDKQAQLVRCLESLCNGTLGQEEEQRLIALLRSDAEARQLYTDYLEVHLSLVEHARKGHNALPSEFVPTDASPADDPPPAPSSAPSSWRFVQAAWLATAAMLLAAVTLGVATWWAPWGAESGIDRVAEAPTPQPVGEPSPRPPSSESAPYYIAQLSNLTPDVAWSETTSSQEFLLRVRRGERIGIDSGLVQIEYYSGARIILQGPCDYVLTGENSGRLERGQLTGHVSKGDFVLTTPNAEVIDLGTEFGVAVNGVAKTEVCVFDGEVQVVAGHHSDDDPASSVFLTEGMAARVALSGKIADAPDLNLARFSRNIPDLPSEAMANGELSLVDILARGGDGGRRLAGVIAPDTGEADRHPWLRDVGPGYSVSSGYRSTSWHPFIDGAFIPSRDGQGVQIDSSGHTVSLPQSTGRTWGPIWARRKMPGATAISSQEDYWGTDTLEGVIERLRACDTGMVGIHSNVGVTIDLGTVRDQLRASPLAFRTIVSNLDNSLKRLPEWVANKRLTADLRVYIDGELRAERLDFGRVDGELTLEAPLTSEDRFLTIVCTDASGTFEAAEDAYDHVVIIDPVLRVAKQAE, from the coding sequence ATGCGTGAGGCGAACCGGGGATGGATTAGAACGCTCGTGACAGACAAGCAAGCACAACTCGTCAGGTGCCTAGAGTCGCTTTGCAACGGCACGCTCGGGCAGGAAGAAGAGCAGCGTTTAATCGCTCTCTTGCGGAGCGACGCCGAGGCGAGACAGCTCTACACCGATTACCTCGAGGTTCACCTCTCGCTGGTTGAGCACGCGCGCAAGGGCCACAACGCGTTGCCCTCGGAGTTTGTCCCGACGGACGCCTCCCCCGCCGACGACCCGCCGCCGGCGCCGAGTTCGGCCCCCTCCTCCTGGCGCTTCGTGCAGGCGGCGTGGCTTGCCACGGCGGCCATGCTGCTCGCCGCCGTGACGCTGGGCGTCGCGACTTGGTGGGCCCCCTGGGGAGCCGAAAGCGGGATCGACCGCGTCGCCGAGGCGCCCACTCCGCAGCCCGTCGGCGAGCCTTCGCCACGCCCGCCATCGAGCGAATCGGCGCCCTACTACATCGCCCAGCTGAGCAACCTGACGCCCGACGTCGCCTGGAGCGAGACGACCTCCTCGCAAGAGTTCCTGCTGCGGGTCCGCCGCGGAGAGCGGATCGGCATCGACAGCGGCCTCGTGCAGATCGAGTACTACTCCGGCGCGAGGATCATCCTCCAAGGGCCTTGCGACTACGTGCTGACGGGAGAGAACTCCGGTCGGCTCGAACGCGGACAGCTGACCGGGCACGTGAGCAAGGGGGATTTCGTGCTCACGACCCCCAATGCGGAAGTCATCGATCTGGGGACCGAGTTCGGCGTGGCGGTGAACGGCGTCGCCAAGACCGAGGTCTGTGTGTTCGACGGCGAGGTCCAAGTCGTCGCCGGCCACCACAGCGACGACGACCCGGCCTCCTCGGTGTTCCTAACCGAAGGGATGGCCGCTCGGGTGGCCCTCAGCGGAAAAATCGCCGACGCGCCCGATCTCAACCTCGCCCGCTTTTCGCGGAACATCCCCGACCTGCCGAGCGAGGCCATGGCCAACGGCGAGCTGAGCCTCGTGGACATCTTGGCCCGCGGCGGCGATGGCGGGCGACGGCTGGCGGGCGTGATTGCGCCCGACACCGGTGAGGCCGACCGGCACCCTTGGCTGCGCGATGTCGGCCCGGGCTACAGCGTCTCGAGCGGTTACCGGTCGACTTCTTGGCACCCGTTCATCGACGGCGCCTTCATCCCCTCGCGCGACGGTCAGGGGGTGCAGATCGATTCCTCGGGGCACACGGTCAGCCTCCCGCAGAGCACCGGCCGCACCTGGGGGCCGATCTGGGCGCGGCGCAAGATGCCCGGCGCGACCGCGATCAGCTCTCAAGAGGACTACTGGGGGACCGACACGCTCGAGGGGGTGATCGAACGGCTGCGTGCCTGCGACACCGGGATGGTGGGCATCCACTCCAACGTGGGGGTCACGATCGACCTCGGGACGGTGCGCGACCAGTTGCGGGCGTCGCCTCTTGCTTTCCGGACGATCGTCAGCAACCTCGACAACTCGCTTAAGCGGCTCCCCGAATGGGTGGCGAACAAGCGACTGACCGCCGACCTCCGCGTTTATATTGACGGGGAATTGCGTGCCGAGCGGCTGGACTTCGGCCGAGTCGATGGCGAGCTCACCCTCGAGGCCCCCCTCACGAGCGAGGACCGTTTCTTGACGATCGTTTGCACCGACGCTTCGGGCACGTTCGAGGCGGCGGAAGACGCGTACGATCACGTGGTGATCATCGACCCGGTGCTCAGGGTCGCGAAGCAAGCCGAGTGA
- the lacZ_1 gene encoding Beta-galactosidase, with protein sequence MRRTTTWLIAFAAALLTSLGASAADTNDASTSPIWEDPAVIGIHKLPPRASGWSCPTAETALKTDYRSYANSPWVRSLNGGWEFRWSPDPQSRPEGFEQPGYDSSAWPRVAVPGTWQTQGHGTPIYRNKGYVFKVDPPRVTGEPDPAYTAHAMRNPVGSYRTRFTVPEEWSGQRIYLHFAGVKSAMTLWVNGKEVGYSQGSRCQAEFDVTRLVHPGENQLACEVLRWCDGSYLEDQDMWRLSGIYRDVYLYTKPTTHLWDVGVEAELDDACRNASVRLRASLRRPRDESAEGLSVKVRLYDAGLHPVGEGTAPLITHTISGSENEWSEFTTDSAEVISPDLWTHETPTLYTAVVELWRGERLLEAQQSRLGFTKVEATPKGFFLNGRSIKIKGVNRHEHHPDHGGYIPLESMVEDLRLMKRANVNLVRTSHYPHDPAWYELCDEYGMLVIDEANVESHGLSYHDKVLPGDDPAWRRPAVDRLRRMVIRDRQHPSIVCWSLGNEAGYGEAFVAMAAACRELDALGRPIQYADMNAPCEIDSRTYPTIEWLRDQVAGRKHKKGYAEEPHGPYPSNKPFLMNEYAHAMGNSLGNFQDYWDLIDREPMLIGGCIWDWVDQGLRSKTAVGDSYLAYGGAFGDYPNDGNFCMNGLVDADRNPHPHYWEMAKVYQSVAITTDNAESGRYRFHNKHACHNLNRYELSWTLLRNGLPVESGDLGRFDVPPGASSVVTLQPASIDASDDADYHLSFRFETPQDTPWAPAGFCVAWEQFTLAKSTLSAGPTTTAGRAGRVELGETEQGYTLRFHGAAGAEREYRIDKIGGRLESLRADGREHLLSPLTLNFWRVPTDNDEGWRMPRTLGAWKEAGQRAEVLGIDTSSSDSLASVDVEIELPVTQTRAALGYRLDRSGRLRVAFRFLEGPRVPMPPRVGFQATIPKSFSQVAWFGRGPHESYKDRFTGAAYGVYRDEVDRWAHRYPRPQESGNRTGTRWLSLTTPQGNGLLVTAIGKPVNVSAWPYRQEDLAGRAYPHEVPRRSEITLNVDADQIGVGGDNSWRLPVHSEYLIAPGDPCHYEFFIEPVRSLAPLKMSRSE encoded by the coding sequence GTGCGAAGAACGACGACTTGGCTGATCGCCTTTGCCGCAGCGTTGCTGACGAGTCTCGGCGCCAGCGCGGCTGACACGAACGACGCCTCGACAAGCCCGATCTGGGAAGACCCGGCGGTCATCGGGATCCACAAGCTGCCGCCCCGCGCGAGTGGTTGGTCCTGCCCGACGGCCGAGACCGCGTTGAAGACGGACTACCGGTCCTACGCGAATTCGCCCTGGGTCCGAAGCCTCAACGGGGGTTGGGAGTTCCGCTGGTCACCCGACCCGCAATCCCGCCCCGAGGGGTTCGAGCAACCCGGCTACGACAGCTCGGCGTGGCCGCGAGTGGCGGTGCCCGGAACCTGGCAGACCCAGGGGCACGGCACGCCCATCTATCGCAACAAGGGCTACGTCTTCAAAGTCGATCCGCCACGCGTCACGGGCGAGCCCGATCCGGCCTACACGGCCCACGCGATGCGCAACCCGGTGGGATCGTATCGGACGCGTTTCACGGTCCCGGAGGAATGGTCGGGGCAACGCATCTACTTGCACTTCGCTGGGGTCAAGTCGGCGATGACCCTTTGGGTCAATGGCAAGGAGGTCGGCTACAGCCAGGGATCACGCTGCCAAGCGGAGTTCGACGTCACGCGGTTGGTTCACCCCGGGGAGAACCAGCTCGCGTGCGAGGTCCTGCGTTGGTGCGACGGTTCGTACCTCGAAGACCAAGACATGTGGCGGCTGAGCGGCATCTACCGCGACGTTTACTTGTACACCAAGCCGACGACGCACCTTTGGGACGTCGGCGTCGAAGCGGAACTCGACGACGCCTGCCGCAACGCCAGCGTGCGTTTGCGTGCGTCACTCCGCAGGCCGCGCGACGAATCGGCCGAGGGGCTGTCGGTGAAGGTGCGGCTCTACGACGCTGGGTTGCACCCCGTCGGCGAGGGGACCGCCCCGCTCATCACCCACACGATCTCCGGCTCCGAGAACGAGTGGAGCGAGTTCACAACAGACTCGGCGGAGGTGATCAGCCCCGACCTCTGGACGCACGAGACGCCGACCCTCTACACCGCGGTCGTGGAGTTGTGGCGTGGCGAACGGCTGCTGGAAGCGCAGCAGTCGCGCCTCGGTTTCACCAAGGTCGAGGCGACCCCCAAGGGTTTCTTCCTCAACGGCCGATCGATCAAGATCAAGGGCGTCAACCGGCACGAGCACCACCCGGACCACGGGGGCTATATCCCGTTGGAGAGCATGGTCGAGGACCTGCGCCTGATGAAGCGCGCCAACGTCAACCTGGTCCGAACGAGCCATTACCCACACGACCCCGCCTGGTACGAACTCTGTGACGAGTACGGCATGCTCGTGATCGACGAGGCGAACGTGGAGTCGCACGGTCTGAGCTACCACGACAAGGTCTTGCCGGGCGACGACCCGGCGTGGCGCCGGCCCGCGGTGGACCGCCTGCGCAGGATGGTGATCCGAGACCGCCAACACCCCTCGATCGTCTGCTGGTCCCTCGGCAACGAAGCGGGGTACGGCGAGGCCTTCGTGGCTATGGCGGCCGCCTGTCGTGAACTGGACGCCCTCGGCCGGCCGATCCAGTACGCGGACATGAACGCTCCGTGCGAGATCGACAGCCGAACCTACCCGACGATCGAGTGGCTGCGGGATCAGGTCGCCGGTCGAAAGCACAAGAAGGGCTACGCCGAAGAGCCGCACGGCCCCTACCCCTCGAACAAGCCGTTCTTGATGAACGAGTACGCCCACGCCATGGGCAACAGCCTCGGCAACTTCCAGGACTACTGGGACCTGATCGACCGCGAGCCGATGCTCATCGGCGGGTGCATCTGGGATTGGGTCGATCAAGGCCTGCGCAGCAAGACCGCCGTCGGCGATTCCTACCTCGCCTACGGCGGCGCCTTCGGCGACTACCCGAACGACGGCAACTTCTGCATGAACGGGTTGGTGGACGCGGACCGCAACCCCCACCCGCACTATTGGGAGATGGCCAAGGTCTACCAGTCGGTGGCCATCACGACCGACAACGCCGAGAGCGGACGCTACCGCTTCCACAATAAGCACGCCTGCCACAATCTCAATCGCTACGAGCTCTCGTGGACCCTGTTGAGGAACGGGTTGCCCGTTGAGTCGGGCGACCTCGGTCGATTCGACGTGCCCCCGGGGGCCAGTTCGGTCGTCACCCTACAGCCCGCTTCGATCGACGCCTCGGACGACGCGGACTACCACCTGAGCTTCCGCTTCGAGACGCCCCAGGACACCCCCTGGGCGCCGGCCGGCTTCTGTGTCGCCTGGGAGCAATTCACCCTCGCCAAGAGCACACTCTCCGCAGGGCCGACAACGACGGCGGGCCGGGCGGGTCGCGTTGAGCTTGGGGAGACCGAGCAAGGCTACACCTTGCGGTTCCATGGCGCCGCTGGCGCGGAACGCGAGTACCGGATCGATAAGATCGGCGGCCGTCTCGAGTCGCTGAGAGCCGACGGGCGAGAGCACCTGCTGTCGCCACTGACGTTGAACTTCTGGCGGGTGCCAACTGACAACGATGAGGGGTGGCGCATGCCGCGGACCCTCGGCGCGTGGAAGGAAGCGGGGCAACGCGCTGAGGTCCTGGGGATCGACACCTCGAGCAGCGACTCGCTCGCCTCGGTCGATGTCGAGATCGAGTTGCCCGTCACGCAAACGCGGGCCGCCCTGGGCTACCGACTCGACCGTAGCGGCCGGCTGCGAGTCGCGTTCCGATTCCTCGAAGGCCCCCGCGTCCCGATGCCGCCACGCGTCGGCTTCCAAGCCACGATTCCCAAGAGCTTCAGCCAAGTCGCCTGGTTCGGTCGCGGTCCACACGAGAGCTACAAGGACCGCTTCACCGGCGCCGCCTACGGAGTGTATCGCGACGAGGTGGATCGTTGGGCGCACCGCTACCCGCGCCCCCAGGAGTCGGGGAATCGAACGGGCACGCGGTGGTTGTCCCTGACCACGCCCCAAGGCAACGGCCTCTTGGTCACCGCGATCGGCAAGCCGGTCAACGTGAGCGCTTGGCCCTACCGGCAGGAGGACCTCGCGGGTCGGGCGTATCCGCACGAGGTCCCGAGGCGTTCCGAGATCACCCTCAATGTCGACGCCGATCAGATCGGCGTCGGAGGCGACAACAGCTGGCGCCTCCCGGTCCACAGCGAGTACCTGATCGCCCCGGGCGACCCGTGCCACTACGAGTTCTTCATCGAGCCGGTCAGGAGCCTCGCCCCCCTGAAGATGAGCCGATCGGAGTAA
- the ycjS_1 gene encoding putative oxidoreductase YcjS has translation MSKKYRIGIAGIGAIGGMHAKAIGDLPNAELVACCYGSPEQGAGFVGENGGQWFEGIDQMLDADLCDVVTVCTPSGVHLEPTVASLKRNVHVICEKPLEINLDRARQIADAAAASEAKLGGIFPQRFNPVVVAAHEAAAAGRLGTLAVANAYVPWWRDDSYYGPNRWQGTKALDGGGALINQSIHAIDTMLWLAAGAGAGKPVEVFGYSSMLCHNPEHIEVEDSAAATIRFESGAIGVVFGSTAMWPGGAMRVHVGGRDGTIEIHEQELITWAFRDERSDDDAVRKEFGDKAGAGGAADPMAIDYSNHTRNLADFLAAVDADRPSSIDVGEAWKALAVIRAIYDSAESGKPVAVATI, from the coding sequence ATGAGCAAGAAGTATCGAATCGGCATCGCTGGAATCGGCGCCATCGGTGGCATGCACGCTAAGGCGATCGGCGACCTCCCCAACGCCGAGTTAGTCGCCTGCTGCTACGGCTCACCCGAGCAGGGGGCGGGCTTCGTCGGTGAGAACGGCGGGCAGTGGTTCGAGGGCATCGACCAGATGCTCGACGCCGACCTGTGCGACGTGGTCACCGTCTGCACGCCCAGCGGGGTGCACCTTGAGCCGACGGTCGCCTCGCTGAAGCGCAACGTTCATGTGATCTGCGAGAAGCCGCTCGAGATCAACCTGGATCGAGCCCGCCAGATCGCCGACGCGGCGGCCGCCTCCGAGGCGAAGCTCGGCGGCATCTTCCCGCAGCGGTTCAACCCGGTGGTGGTCGCCGCGCACGAAGCGGCCGCCGCGGGCCGGCTCGGCACGTTGGCGGTCGCCAACGCGTACGTCCCGTGGTGGCGCGACGACTCTTACTACGGGCCCAATCGCTGGCAGGGGACCAAAGCCCTCGACGGGGGCGGGGCCCTCATCAACCAGTCGATCCACGCCATCGACACGATGCTCTGGCTCGCCGCTGGGGCCGGAGCCGGCAAGCCAGTCGAAGTCTTCGGCTACTCGTCCATGCTCTGCCACAACCCCGAGCACATCGAAGTCGAGGACTCCGCGGCGGCCACGATCCGGTTCGAGAGCGGCGCGATCGGCGTCGTCTTCGGCTCAACCGCCATGTGGCCCGGCGGGGCGATGCGCGTCCACGTCGGCGGGCGCGACGGCACGATCGAGATCCATGAACAAGAGCTCATCACCTGGGCCTTCCGAGACGAACGCTCCGACGACGACGCGGTCCGAAAAGAGTTCGGCGACAAGGCGGGCGCAGGGGGCGCCGCCGACCCGATGGCGATCGACTACTCGAACCACACCCGCAACTTGGCCGACTTCCTCGCGGCGGTCGACGCGGACCGCCCCTCGTCGATCGACGTGGGCGAGGCCTGGAAGGCGCTTGCGGTGATCCGCGCGATCTACGACTCGGCCGAGAGCGGCAAGCCGGTCGCCGTTGCAACGATCTGA
- the iolE_1 gene encoding Inosose dehydratase — protein MPTPPILLSGFADEASSSKLVGEQFAAMAALGLRRCTLRFVDLGDGVKNTMDLTKREVKSLKKRLDDFGLEVATLGSPIGKVKLLDVEDGTANKYTPFKKYLKQDVARAADLACTLGTKLVRGFSFYHPKGTDPEEHLEQVVDQLGAIAELCDERGLVFGLEVEANLVGQTGQLLKKIHKRVNHPALVLIYDVGNLLTQGYSPDETFAEYEAMKPGLGWVHIKDYRPIKTATRGGHIDEEALSDYRPVGRGSGVYERVLRDLAENGAPVLRRMKRVGLPGVLLDLEPHVRGGGQFGGYSGADGMGVALRSLTDLLDYLGFDYDLKTAEDLT, from the coding sequence ATGCCCACGCCCCCGATCCTCCTGAGCGGATTCGCCGACGAAGCCTCGTCATCCAAGCTGGTCGGCGAGCAGTTCGCCGCGATGGCCGCCCTCGGCCTCCGCCGCTGCACGCTCCGCTTCGTCGACCTGGGCGACGGCGTCAAGAACACCATGGACCTCACCAAGCGTGAGGTGAAATCGCTCAAGAAGCGGCTCGATGATTTCGGCCTGGAGGTCGCCACGCTCGGTTCGCCGATCGGCAAGGTGAAGCTGCTCGACGTGGAAGACGGCACCGCCAACAAGTACACGCCCTTTAAGAAGTACCTGAAGCAGGACGTCGCCCGCGCGGCGGACCTCGCTTGCACGCTGGGGACGAAGCTCGTCCGCGGCTTCTCGTTCTATCACCCGAAGGGGACCGACCCCGAGGAGCACCTGGAGCAGGTCGTCGATCAGCTCGGCGCGATTGCCGAATTGTGCGACGAGCGCGGGCTCGTGTTCGGCCTTGAGGTCGAGGCGAATCTCGTCGGCCAGACGGGTCAGCTCCTCAAGAAGATCCACAAGCGGGTGAACCACCCGGCGCTCGTGCTCATCTACGACGTCGGCAACCTGCTCACCCAGGGCTACTCCCCGGACGAGACCTTCGCCGAGTACGAGGCGATGAAGCCCGGCCTCGGCTGGGTGCACATCAAGGACTACCGCCCGATCAAGACCGCAACGCGCGGCGGGCACATCGACGAGGAGGCGCTCAGCGACTACCGGCCCGTCGGCCGCGGCAGCGGCGTCTACGAGCGGGTGCTGCGCGACCTCGCCGAGAACGGCGCCCCCGTGCTGCGGCGGATGAAACGCGTCGGCCTGCCGGGCGTGCTCCTGGACCTGGAACCGCACGTCCGCGGCGGCGGACAGTTCGGCGGGTACAGCGGCGCCGACGGTATGGGCGTCGCGCTGCGGTCGCTGACCGACCTGCTCGATTACCTCGGCTTCGACTACGACCTGAAGACGGCCGAAGACCTGACCTGA
- a CDS encoding putative oxidoreductase, producing the protein MAAPNHDLTRRRVLQTGAAATLLAAAPRIHAAGDDVGAGIKIGLIGCGGRGGGAVLDALGAAHKSIYPQSGYHTEDAAEGARATRKGVEVVALADLFQDRMDRCAKNLAAVGQPVAEENQFLGFDAHEKLLAIPEINYVILATPPHFRPATFRAAIEAGKNVFMEKPGAVDAPGVRSLLETGRLAADKGLAVGAGTQRRHESTYRDTIGRIHDGALGEITHAKCYWNGSEVWSITREPGWSDMEWQIRNWNYLTWLGGDHLVEQHIHNLDIINWTLDAVPLRAVSGVGGRQVRTREVHGNVYDHFAVEYEYPGGVSVFSQCRQINGCRSVVGEEVYGTEGRSNCKNEIRPHDGKRWRRRERSRAGHELEHEHLIESIRSGRPINEAPSLAESTMTAILGREAAYSGQQVTWEDAMKSETRLGPAEYALGDHPVPPVAMPGTYRFT; encoded by the coding sequence ATGGCTGCGCCGAACCACGATCTGACCCGTCGCCGCGTGCTGCAGACCGGCGCCGCCGCGACGCTCCTCGCCGCCGCCCCCAGGATCCACGCCGCGGGCGATGATGTGGGCGCGGGGATCAAGATCGGCCTGATCGGTTGCGGCGGCCGGGGCGGTGGGGCGGTGCTCGACGCGCTCGGCGCGGCGCACAAGAGCATCTACCCACAGAGCGGTTACCACACCGAGGACGCCGCCGAGGGGGCCCGCGCGACGCGCAAGGGGGTCGAGGTCGTCGCCCTCGCCGACCTGTTCCAGGACCGGATGGACCGCTGCGCGAAGAACCTGGCGGCGGTGGGTCAGCCGGTCGCCGAGGAGAACCAGTTTCTGGGTTTCGACGCGCACGAGAAGCTGCTGGCGATCCCCGAAATCAACTACGTGATCCTCGCCACCCCGCCCCACTTCCGGCCCGCGACCTTCCGCGCCGCGATCGAGGCGGGCAAGAACGTCTTTATGGAGAAGCCGGGCGCGGTCGATGCGCCGGGCGTGCGGTCGCTCCTCGAGACGGGCCGCCTCGCCGCGGACAAGGGGCTCGCCGTCGGCGCGGGGACGCAGCGGCGGCACGAGTCGACCTACCGCGACACGATCGGTCGCATCCACGACGGCGCCCTCGGCGAGATCACCCACGCCAAGTGCTACTGGAACGGCAGCGAGGTCTGGAGCATCACGCGCGAGCCGGGATGGTCCGACATGGAGTGGCAGATCCGCAACTGGAACTACCTCACCTGGCTGGGCGGCGACCACCTCGTCGAGCAGCACATCCACAACCTCGACATCATCAATTGGACGCTCGACGCCGTCCCCCTCCGCGCGGTGAGCGGCGTGGGCGGCCGTCAGGTCCGCACGCGCGAGGTCCACGGCAACGTGTACGACCACTTCGCCGTCGAGTACGAGTACCCGGGCGGGGTGAGCGTGTTCAGCCAGTGCCGACAGATCAACGGCTGCCGCTCGGTGGTGGGCGAAGAGGTTTACGGAACCGAGGGCCGGAGCAACTGCAAGAACGAGATCCGCCCGCACGACGGCAAGCGCTGGCGACGGCGTGAGCGGAGCCGAGCCGGGCACGAGTTGGAGCACGAGCACCTGATCGAAAGCATCCGTTCGGGGCGACCGATCAACGAGGCGCCGAGCCTCGCCGAGAGCACGATGACCGCCATCCTCGGACGCGAGGCGGCCTACAGCGGCCAGCAGGTGACCTGGGAAGACGCCATGAAGAGCGAGACGCGTCTCGGCCCCGCGGAGTACGCGCTGGGCGATCACCCCGTGCCCCCCGTGGCGATGCCGGGCACGTACCGATTCACCTGA
- a CDS encoding ZIP Zinc transporter: MCKPYDGGVANPCSRTQDPMPNTALVVAGLTLAAGAAMAVGGAIARAEPFGKRPWRDDFRHAVVAFGGGALLSAVALVLVPEGTAQLSVLPAALAFAGGGVAFMLLDILLDRYQSPAGQLAAMLADFVPEALALGAAFAAGDDSGPLLALLIGVQNLPEGFNAYGEMTASGKIGGRAVIAAFAAMALLGPAAGLTGLWWLSAYPQVVAAIMLFAAGGILYLTFEDIAPAAPLKGRWAPPLGAVAGFLLGMIGQMVI; this comes from the coding sequence GTGTGCAAACCGTACGATGGGGGGGTCGCGAACCCTTGCTCACGGACCCAGGACCCCATGCCCAACACCGCCCTCGTTGTCGCCGGACTGACGCTCGCCGCCGGCGCCGCGATGGCCGTCGGCGGCGCGATCGCCCGCGCCGAGCCGTTCGGCAAACGCCCCTGGCGCGACGACTTCCGCCACGCGGTCGTCGCCTTCGGGGGCGGCGCGTTGCTCTCAGCGGTCGCGCTGGTGTTGGTGCCGGAGGGGACGGCGCAGCTCTCGGTACTGCCGGCGGCCCTGGCCTTCGCGGGCGGGGGCGTCGCCTTCATGCTGCTGGACATCCTGCTCGACCGCTACCAGAGCCCCGCGGGCCAGCTCGCCGCGATGCTCGCCGACTTCGTCCCCGAGGCGCTCGCGCTCGGGGCCGCCTTCGCCGCGGGCGACGACTCGGGGCCGCTGCTCGCGCTGCTGATCGGCGTGCAGAACCTGCCGGAGGGCTTCAACGCGTACGGCGAGATGACCGCGTCGGGCAAGATCGGCGGCCGCGCGGTGATCGCCGCCTTCGCCGCCATGGCCCTGCTCGGCCCCGCGGCGGGGCTGACCGGCCTGTGGTGGCTGTCCGCCTACCCGCAGGTGGTCGCGGCGATCATGCTCTTCGCCGCGGGCGGGATCCTGTACCTGACGTTCGAGGACATCGCCCCCGCCGCGCCGCTCAAGGGGCGCTGGGCCCCACCCCTGGGGGCCGTCGCCGGCTTCCTGCTGGGGATGATCGGGCAGATGGTGATTTAA